A portion of the Clupea harengus chromosome 18, Ch_v2.0.2, whole genome shotgun sequence genome contains these proteins:
- the per1b gene encoding LOW QUALITY PROTEIN: period circadian protein homolog 1b (The sequence of the model RefSeq protein was modified relative to this genomic sequence to represent the inferred CDS: inserted 4 bases in 3 codons; deleted 2 bases in 1 codon) — protein MSYENSSPAPSHDARGEVGRTEDEEEAGRGSPDMSGGCTSEGASRGRGSSPGGVSEGAGGSSGDMRGPNSDDTDTRSSGNDSGERESEGGMERGAGSRGXQSARSYQSLSSHNCKDSGMMLDXTESNKSSNSHSPSPPSSSLGYSLLSGGSSERDPPSTSGCSSDQXARVKTQKELMKALKELKIRLPAERKPKGRSSTLNALKYALSCVKQVRANQEYYHQWSVEECHGLSMDLSTFTIEELDNITSEYTLKNTDTFTMAVSFLSGKVVYISPHGASLMRCKPERLQGALFSELLAPQDVSTFYSSTAPCRLPPWAACIGSASPPVDCTQEKSMFCRISADRMHGSELRYYPFGLTPYQLTLRESDAADPQPCCLLIAEKVHSGYEAPRIPVDKRIFTTSHTPSCLFQDVDERAVPLLGYLPQDLVGTPVLLYIHPEDRHIMVAIHKKILQFAGQPFDHSPLRMCARSGEYLTIDTSWSSFVNPWSRKVAFIVGRHKVRTSPLNEDVFTPPRGAEGQVMVPEIPQMSQQIHRLLAQPVHCGGSQGYSSLTSSGSHEQHHSVASSSESNGPALEDAVQLLKPMTFQQICKDVHMVKTSGQQVFIESRNRPSARKHANAGVSGSLRAIGASQPITSTKTQTAPPPKTTAPSELMTKESPSPYSYQQINCLDSIVRYLDGCNVPNAKRKCGTSSCTASSTSDDDKQKEKTNNTKGPAVALVGEAPPLPPLALPKPESVASVTSQCSFSSTIVHVGDKKPPESDIVMEEATHTLTSAPPTVQVSTTPTTTLSPPPVLMTPSPSPAPPAVREARRGGGGRLGLTKQVLSAHTQQEEQNFLFRFRDISQLRVFDPATVLKRHNTTPLARGLRSSRDYPAAGSSSRRRGRGGKRLKHQETINQGSPALRGTTGATLPPTSSFPLGPATTSSSWPTSVGSQASLPSVPYPPGMLPLYPLYPPLSQPLADATALQTGLRFPMQNVQMPPQMVPPMMALVLPNYMFPQINAPLAQPCPAIAAAGTVPFFNPNAAFVPPFAAAAGVNPNVALPTLQQMPTATQVPRPTSRSSTPHSISQREGRADREGAESMLLPSSRCSSPLNLLQLEEPLSNRLEATPTGGQGDQFMTNQRGAAEDSKENDNGEANDSTQDAMSTSSEFLDLLLQEDSRSGTGSAGSGSRSLGTGSSGSGLGSSGSGSNGCSSSESRTRSSQSSHTSKYFGSIDSSENDHSRKQPAGGDGEAQFIKCVLQDPIWLLMANTDDKVMMTYQLPIRDRETVLREDRMALRAMQKSQPRFSEEQKRELSQVHPWIRTGRLPPAINISACVDCKSSTCVPPSAPFDVEIHEMELCSALVTNEGASAEKLAQPDTAMEQGEGHVNVKRSDGGRVAETDISLAKDQEMVTEEQEITSQTEQGRVTEMTH, from the exons ATGAGTTATGAGAACTCCAGCCCGGCGCCTAGCCATGACGCACGGGGCGAAGTGGGGCGTAccgaggatgaggaagaggcgGGGCGAGGGTCTCCGGACATGAGCGGAGGCTGTACCTCC GAGGGCGCCAGCAGGGGGCGTGGCTCGTCCCCGGGCGGAGTGTCAGAAGGAGCCGGGGGCTCATCGGGGGACATGCGAGGCCCGAACTCGGACGACACGGACACGCGGTCGAGCGGCAACGACTCGGGCGAgcgggagagcgagggaggcaTGGAGCGAGGGGCCGGGTCCAGAGG GCAGTCCGCGCGCAGCTACCAGAGCTTGTCCAGCCACAACTGCAAGGACTCTGGAATGATGCTGG ACACGGAGAGCAACAAGAG CTCTAACTCCCACAGCCCATCCCCCCCCAGCAGTTCTCTGGGCTACAGCCTACTGAGCGGGGGCAGCTCGGAGCGCGACCCCCCCAGCACCAGCGGCTGCAGCAGTGACC TCGCACGCGTGAAGACCCAGAAGGAGCTCATGAAGGCCCTGAAGGAGCTCAAGATCCGCCTGCCGGCCGAGCGCAAGCCCAAGGGCCGCTCGTCCACGCTCAACGCGCTCAAGTACGCGCTCAGCTGCGTCAAGCAAGTCCGAG CTAATCAAGAGTACTACCACCAGTGGAGTGTTGAGGAGTGCCATGGCCTCAGTATGGATCTGTCCACTTTTACCATAGAAGAGCTGGACAACATCACATCTGAGTACACACTCAAGaataca gACACCTTCACCATGGCCGTGTCCTTCCTGTCGGGGAAGGTGGTGTACATCTCCCCCCACGGCGCCTCGCTGATGCGCTGCAAGCCCGAGcgcctgcagggggcgctctTCTCTGAGCTGCTGGCACCGCAGGACGTCAGCACCTTCTACAGCAGCACCGCGCCCTGCCGCCTCCCGCCCTGGGCCGCCTGCATCGGCTCCG CTTCCCCGCCAGTGGACTGCACGCAGGAGAAGTCGATGTTCTGTCGGATCAGCGCTGACCGGATGCACGGCAGCGAGTTGCGGTACTACCCATTCGGCCTGACGCCCTACCAGCTGACCCTCCGTGAGTCGGACGCCGCCGACCCCCAGCCCTGCTGCTTGCTCATCGCCGAGAAGGTCCATTCAGGATacgaag ctcctcgtaTTCCTGTCGATAAAAGGATCTTCACCACCAGCCACACTCCCAGCTGTCTCTTTCAAGATGTGGACGAGAG AGCTGTGCCGTTGCTAGGCTACCTGCCACAGGACTTGGTAGGCACTCCAGTGCTGCTCTACATTCACCCTGAGGACAGACACATCATGGTGGCTATTCACAAGAAGA tCCTCCAGTTTGCCGGGCAGCCCTTCGACCACTCTCCCCTACGGATGTGCGCACGCAGCGGGGAGTACCTGACCATTGACACCTCCTGGTCCTCCTTCGTCAACCCCTGGAGCAGGAAGGTGGCCTTCATCGTCGGCCGCCACAAAGTCAGAAC GAGCCCACTGAATGAGGACGTGTTCACGCCGCCACGGGGTGCCGAGGGCCAGGTGATGGTGCCGGAGATCCCGCAGATGAGCCAGCAGATCCACCGGCTCCTGGCGCAGCCGGTGCACTGCGGCGGCTCACAGGGCTACAGCAGCCTGACCAGCAGCGGCTCGCACGAGCAGCACCACAGCGTTGCCTCCTCGTCCGAGAGCAACGGGCCCGCGCTGGAGGACGCCGTACAGCTGCTCAAGCCG ATGACCTTCCAGCAGATCTGCAAGGACGTCCACATGGTGAAGACCAGCGGCCAGCAGGTGTTCATTGAGTCCAGAAATCGCCCATCGGCCCGGAAACACGCCAATGCTG ggGTCAGTGGGTCTTTACGAGCCATTGGTGCCTCTCAGCCAATCACCAGCACGAAAACACAGACGGCCCCACCCCCCAAGACCACGGCTCCTTCTGAACTCATGACGAAGGAGTCGCCTAGCCCTTACTCCTACCAGCAGATCAACTGCCTGGACAGCATCGTACg ATACTTGGATGGCTGCAATGTGCCCAACGCCAAGAGGAAGTGTGGCACCTCCTCGTGCACAGCCTCCTCTACGTCTGACGACGACAAGCAGAAGGAGAAAACCAACAACACTAAAG GTCCTGCGGTAGCTCTTGTAGGGGAGGCTCCTCCTCTACCCCCCCTCGCGTTGCCCAAACCCGAAAGCGTTGCCTCGGTTACCTCTCAGTGCAGTTTCAGCAGCACCATCGTCCACGTGGGAGACAAGAAACCGCCTGAGTCAG ACATTGTGATGGAGGAAGCCACTCACACCCTGACATCAGCCCCTCCCACTGTCCAAGTATCGACCACGCCCACAACCACACTGTCTCCTCCCCCCGTGCTCATGACGCCGTCTCCAAGCCCTGCGCCTCCGGCCGTGAGGGAGGCtcggcgaggaggaggaggaaggctgGGCCTGACGAAGCAGGTGCTGTCGGCGCACacgcagcaggaggagcagaacTTCCTGTTTCGCTTCCGTGACATCAGCCAGCTGCGCGTGTTCGACCCGGCCACCGTGCTGAAGAGACACAACACCACGCCACTAGCCAGAG GTCTGCGCTCTTCCCGTGACTACCCTGCTGCAGGCAGCAGTAGTCGGCGGCGCGGCCGAGGTGGCAAGCGCCTGAAGCACCAGGAGACAATCAACCAGGGCAGCCCGGCTCTCCGAGGCACCACAGGGGCCACCTtgccccccacctcctccttcccccTGGGTCCCGCCACTACCTCCTCATCCTGGCCCACCTCTGTGGGCTCCCAGGCCAGCCTGCCGTCTGTGCCCTACCCGCCGGGCATGCTGCCCCTCTACCCGCTCTACCCGCCGCTCTCGCAACCGCTGGCCGACGCCACCGCGCTGCAGACGGGCCTGCGCTTCCCCATGCAGAACGTCCAGATGCCGCCGCAGATGGTGCCCCCCATGATGGCACTGGTGCTGCCCAACTACATGTTCCCGCAGATAAACGCGCCCCTCGCCCAGCCGTGCCCCGCCATCGCCGCCGCCGGCACTGTGCCCTTCTTCAACCCCAACGCGGCCTTCGTGCCCCCCTTCGCGGCCGCAGCCGGGGTCAACCCCAACGTGGCGCTCCCCACCCTGCAGCAGATGCCTACCGCCACCCAGGTCCCCAGGCCCACGTCCCGCTCCAGCACCCCCCACTCCATCAGCCAGAGGGAGGGTCGGGCCGACCGGGAGGGGGCAGAGTCCATGCTCCTCCCCTCCAGCCGATGCTCCTCCCCCCTCAACCTGCTCCAGCTGGAGGAGCCACTCAGCAACCGACTTGAGGCCACGCCCACAGGAGGGCAAGGGGACCAGTTCATGACCAATCAAAGAGGAGCAGCTGAGGACTCCAAAGAGAATGACAAT GGCGAGGCCAATGATTCCACGCAGGACGCCATGTCCACCTCCAGTGAATTCCTGGACCTCCTGCTCCAGGAGGACTCCCGATCGGGCACCGGATCGGCCGGCTCAGGCTCCAGGTCCTTGGGCACGGGGTCCTCTGGTTCGGGCCTGGGGTCCTCAGGTTCAGGCTCCAACGGCTGCAGCTCGTCAGAGAGCAGGACAA GAAGCAGCCAGAGCAGCCACACCAGTAAGTACTTTGGCAGCATCGACTCGTCAGAGAATGACCACTCCCGGAAGCAGCCAGCAGGGGGCGACGGAGAGGCTCAGTTCATCAAGTGTGTGCTGCAGGACCCCATCTGGCTCCTCATGGCCAACACTGACGACAAGGTCATGATGACTTACCAGCTACCAATCAG GGACCGTGAGACGGTGCTGCGCGAGGACCGCATGGCACTGAGGGCCATGCAGAAGAGCCAGCCGCGCTTCTCCGAGGAGCAGAAGCGAGAGCTGAGCCAGGTCCACCCGTGGATTCGCACCGGACGCCTGCCCCCCGCCATCAACATATCG